Proteins from one Setaria italica strain Yugu1 chromosome V, Setaria_italica_v2.0, whole genome shotgun sequence genomic window:
- the LOC101776516 gene encoding beta-galactosidase 3 isoform X1 has protein sequence MAAAAAASSSALPCLLLLMLLLLPSLDAASNVTYDHRSLIIAGRRRLLISTAIHYPRSVPEMWPKLVAEAKDGGADCIETYVFWNGHEIAPGQYYFEDRFDLVRFVKVVKDAGLLLILRIGPFVAAEWNFGGVPVWLHYVPGTVFRTSNEPFKSHMQSFTTYIVNMMKKEQLFASQGGNIILAQIENEYGDYYEQSYGPGGKAYAMWAASMAVAQNTGVPWIMCQESDAPDPVINTCNGFYCDTFQPNSPTKPKMWTENWPGWFQTFGESNPHRPPEDVAFAVARFFEKGGSVQNYYMYHGGTNFGRTTGGPFITTSYDYDAPIDEYGLRRFPKWAHLRELHKSIKLCEHALLYGNTTFLSLGPKQEADIYTDRSGGCVAFLANIDPEKDKIVTFNNRKYDLPAWSVSILPDCKNVVFNTAKVQSQTSMVTMVPESLQASKSDRWSIFRERTGIWGKNDFVQNGFVDHINTTKDSTDYLWYTTSSFSVDGSYPSKGSHAVLNIDSKGHGVHAFLNNEFIGSAYGNGSKSSFTVELPINLRTGKNELALLSMTVGLQNAGPSYEWIGAGFTNVNISGLKNGAIDLSSNNWAYKIGLEGEYYSLFKPDQRSNKRWIPQSEPPKNQPLTWYKVNVDVPQGDDPVGIDMQSMGKGLAWLNGNAIGRYWPRTSSSDDRCTPSCNYRGAFNPDKCRTGCGQPTQRWYHVPRSWFHPSENTLVVFEEKGGDPTKITFSRRVVSSVCSFVSEHYPSIDLESWDKSITNDATAAAKVQLSCPKGKNISSVKFASLGNPSGTCRSYQKGSCHHPNSLSVVEKACLNTNSCAVSLSDGGFGEDLCPGVTKTLAVEADCS, from the exons atggccgccgccgccgcggcctcctcctccgcactTCCGTGCCTGCTActgttgatgctgctgctgctgccgtcgcTCGACGCCGCCTCCAATGTGACGTACGACCACCGCTCCCTCATcatcgccggtcgccgccgcctcctcatcTCCACCGCCATCCACTACCCCCGCAGCGTCCCCGAG ATGTGGCCCAAGCTGGTGGCCGAGGCcaaggacggcggcgccgactgCATTGAGACCTACGTGTTCTGGAACGGCCATGAGATCGCCCCAGGCCAG TACTACTTCGAGGACCGGTTCGACCTGGTGCGATTCGTTAAGGTCGTCAAGGACGCCGGCCTCCTCTTGATCCTGCGCATCGGGCCGTTCGTCGCCGCCGAGTGGAACTTTGG AGGCGTGCCGGTGTGGCTGCATTACGTGCCAGGAACGGTCTTCCGTACGAGCAATGAGCCATTCAAG AGCCATATGCAGAGCTTCACGACATACATCGTGAATATGATGAAGAAAGAGCAGCTCTTCGCTTCACAGGGAGGGAATATTATCCTAGCTCAG ATAGAAAATGAATATGGAGATTATTATGAACAATCATATGGACCTGGTGGCAAGGCATACGCGATGTGGGCAGCTAGTATGGCCGTTGCTCAGAACACTGGTGTCCCTTGGATAATGTGCCAGGAGTCTGATGCTCCCGATCCCGTG ATAAACACGTGCAATGGATTCTACTGCGATACATTCCAGCCAAATTCACCAACCAAGCCAAAAATGTGGACTGAGAATTGGCCAGGATG GTTCCAGACGTTTGGTGAAAGTAATCCCCACAGACCACCTGAAGACGTTGCGTTTGCCGTTGCACGTTTTTTTGAGAAAGGTGGCAGTGTTCAGAATTACTATATG TACCATGGTGGAACAAACTTTGGTCGCACTACTGGGGGCCCATTCATTACAACTAGCTATGACTATGATGCACCAATTGATGAATATG GTCTTAGGAGATTTCCAAAGTGGGCGCATCTGAGGGAGCTTCACAAATCTATAAAATTGTGCGAGCATGCCTTGCTTTATGGAAACACAACTTTTCTTTCCCTGGGACCTAAACAAGAG GCTGATATTTACACCGATCGGTCCGGGGGCTGTGTTGCATTCCTGGCAAACATTGATCCAGAAAAGGACAAAATTGTCACTTTCAATAACAGGAAATATGATCTTCCTGCTTGGTCAGTTAGTATCCTTCCCGACTGCAAGAATGTGGTGTTCAACACTGCAAAG GTGCAATCTCAAACTTCGATGGTGACTATGGTTCCAGAAAGTTTGCAAGCTTCAAAATCTGATCGATGGAGCATTTTCAGAGAGAGAACTGGGATTTGGGGTAAAAATGACTTCGTCCAAAATGGATTTGTGGACCATATTAATACAACAAAGGACTCCACTGACTACCTATGGTATACAACAAG CAGTTTTAGTGTGGATGGAAGTTACCCATCAAAAGGGAGCCATGCTGTTCTTAACATTGACTCCAAAGGCCATGGGGTCCATGCTTTCCTGAATAATGAGTTTATAG GTAGTGCATATGGCAATGGTTCAAAATCAAGTTTCACTGTGGAATTGCCTATCAACCTGAGGACTGGGAAGAATGAACTTGCCCTTCTGAGTATGACCGTTGGTTTACAA AATGCAGGACCCTCTTATGAGTGGATAGGAGCAGGCTTTACAAATGTGAACATCTCTGGTTTGAAAAATGGAGCCATAGACTTGTCTTCAAATAATTGGGCGTACAAG ATTGGATTGGAAGGGGAATATTATAGTTTGTTCAAGCCTGATCAGAGAAGTAACAAACGGTGGATACCACAATCTGAGCCACCGAAAAACCAACCTTTGACATGGTACAAG GTAAATGTTGATGTTCCACAAGGAGATGACCCAGTTGGGATAGACATGCAGTCTATGGGGAAAGGCCTGGCTTGGTTGAATGGAAATGCCATTGGGAGGTATTGGCCCAGGACTAGTTCCAGTGATGATAGGTGCACTCCCAGTTGTAACTACAGGGGAGCATTTAATCCAGACAAGTGCAGAACAGGTTGTGGACAGCCAACTCAGAGATG GTACCATGTCCCACGGTCATGGTTTCATCCATCAGAGAACACCCTTGTTGTTTTTGAGGAGAAGGGTGGGGATCCCACGAAGATCACATTCTCAAGAAGAGTTGTGTCAAGCGTATGCTCCTTTGTGTCAGAGCACTATCCTTCCATAGACTTAGAGTCCTGGGATAAAAGTATCACAAATGATGCCACAGCCGCAGCCAAAGTGCAGTTGTCTTGCCCCAAGGGCAAAAATATATCTTCAGTAAAGTTTGCGAGCTTGGGAAACCCCAGCGGAACTTGCAGATCGTACCAAAAGGGAAGCTGCCACCACCCGAACTCCTTATCTGTTGTTGAGAAG GCCTGTCTGAACACCAATAGCTGTGCAGTCTCCCTGTCAGATGGGGGCTTTGGGGAAGATTTATGCCCTGGAGTCACCAAAACACTTGCCGTCGAAGCGGACTGTTCTTAG
- the LOC101776516 gene encoding beta-galactosidase 3 isoform X2 — MAAAAAASSSALPCLLLLMLLLLPSLDAASNVTYDHRSLIIAGRRRLLISTAIHYPRSVPEMWPKLVAEAKDGGADCIETYVFWNGHEIAPGQYYFEDRFDLVRFVKVVKDAGLLLILRIGPFVAAEWNFGGVPVWLHYVPGTVFRTSNEPFKSHMQSFTTYIVNMMKKEQLFASQGGNIILAQIENEYGDYYEQSYGPGGKAYAMWAASMAVAQNTGVPWIMCQESDAPDPVINTCNGFYCDTFQPNSPTKPKMWTENWPGWFQTFGESNPHRPPEDVAFAVARFFEKGGSVQNYYMYHGGTNFGRTTGGPFITTSYDYDAPIDEYGLRRFPKWAHLRELHKSIKLCEHALLYGNTTFLSLGPKQEADIYTDRSGGCVAFLANIDPEKDKIVTFNNRKYDLPAWSVSILPDCKNVVFNTAKVQSQTSMVTMVPESLQASKSDRWSIFRERTGIWGKNDFVQNGFVDHINTTKDSTDYLWYTTSFSVDGSYPSKGSHAVLNIDSKGHGVHAFLNNEFIGSAYGNGSKSSFTVELPINLRTGKNELALLSMTVGLQNAGPSYEWIGAGFTNVNISGLKNGAIDLSSNNWAYKIGLEGEYYSLFKPDQRSNKRWIPQSEPPKNQPLTWYKVNVDVPQGDDPVGIDMQSMGKGLAWLNGNAIGRYWPRTSSSDDRCTPSCNYRGAFNPDKCRTGCGQPTQRWYHVPRSWFHPSENTLVVFEEKGGDPTKITFSRRVVSSVCSFVSEHYPSIDLESWDKSITNDATAAAKVQLSCPKGKNISSVKFASLGNPSGTCRSYQKGSCHHPNSLSVVEKACLNTNSCAVSLSDGGFGEDLCPGVTKTLAVEADCS; from the exons atggccgccgccgccgcggcctcctcctccgcactTCCGTGCCTGCTActgttgatgctgctgctgctgccgtcgcTCGACGCCGCCTCCAATGTGACGTACGACCACCGCTCCCTCATcatcgccggtcgccgccgcctcctcatcTCCACCGCCATCCACTACCCCCGCAGCGTCCCCGAG ATGTGGCCCAAGCTGGTGGCCGAGGCcaaggacggcggcgccgactgCATTGAGACCTACGTGTTCTGGAACGGCCATGAGATCGCCCCAGGCCAG TACTACTTCGAGGACCGGTTCGACCTGGTGCGATTCGTTAAGGTCGTCAAGGACGCCGGCCTCCTCTTGATCCTGCGCATCGGGCCGTTCGTCGCCGCCGAGTGGAACTTTGG AGGCGTGCCGGTGTGGCTGCATTACGTGCCAGGAACGGTCTTCCGTACGAGCAATGAGCCATTCAAG AGCCATATGCAGAGCTTCACGACATACATCGTGAATATGATGAAGAAAGAGCAGCTCTTCGCTTCACAGGGAGGGAATATTATCCTAGCTCAG ATAGAAAATGAATATGGAGATTATTATGAACAATCATATGGACCTGGTGGCAAGGCATACGCGATGTGGGCAGCTAGTATGGCCGTTGCTCAGAACACTGGTGTCCCTTGGATAATGTGCCAGGAGTCTGATGCTCCCGATCCCGTG ATAAACACGTGCAATGGATTCTACTGCGATACATTCCAGCCAAATTCACCAACCAAGCCAAAAATGTGGACTGAGAATTGGCCAGGATG GTTCCAGACGTTTGGTGAAAGTAATCCCCACAGACCACCTGAAGACGTTGCGTTTGCCGTTGCACGTTTTTTTGAGAAAGGTGGCAGTGTTCAGAATTACTATATG TACCATGGTGGAACAAACTTTGGTCGCACTACTGGGGGCCCATTCATTACAACTAGCTATGACTATGATGCACCAATTGATGAATATG GTCTTAGGAGATTTCCAAAGTGGGCGCATCTGAGGGAGCTTCACAAATCTATAAAATTGTGCGAGCATGCCTTGCTTTATGGAAACACAACTTTTCTTTCCCTGGGACCTAAACAAGAG GCTGATATTTACACCGATCGGTCCGGGGGCTGTGTTGCATTCCTGGCAAACATTGATCCAGAAAAGGACAAAATTGTCACTTTCAATAACAGGAAATATGATCTTCCTGCTTGGTCAGTTAGTATCCTTCCCGACTGCAAGAATGTGGTGTTCAACACTGCAAAG GTGCAATCTCAAACTTCGATGGTGACTATGGTTCCAGAAAGTTTGCAAGCTTCAAAATCTGATCGATGGAGCATTTTCAGAGAGAGAACTGGGATTTGGGGTAAAAATGACTTCGTCCAAAATGGATTTGTGGACCATATTAATACAACAAAGGACTCCACTGACTACCTATGGTATACAACAAG TTTTAGTGTGGATGGAAGTTACCCATCAAAAGGGAGCCATGCTGTTCTTAACATTGACTCCAAAGGCCATGGGGTCCATGCTTTCCTGAATAATGAGTTTATAG GTAGTGCATATGGCAATGGTTCAAAATCAAGTTTCACTGTGGAATTGCCTATCAACCTGAGGACTGGGAAGAATGAACTTGCCCTTCTGAGTATGACCGTTGGTTTACAA AATGCAGGACCCTCTTATGAGTGGATAGGAGCAGGCTTTACAAATGTGAACATCTCTGGTTTGAAAAATGGAGCCATAGACTTGTCTTCAAATAATTGGGCGTACAAG ATTGGATTGGAAGGGGAATATTATAGTTTGTTCAAGCCTGATCAGAGAAGTAACAAACGGTGGATACCACAATCTGAGCCACCGAAAAACCAACCTTTGACATGGTACAAG GTAAATGTTGATGTTCCACAAGGAGATGACCCAGTTGGGATAGACATGCAGTCTATGGGGAAAGGCCTGGCTTGGTTGAATGGAAATGCCATTGGGAGGTATTGGCCCAGGACTAGTTCCAGTGATGATAGGTGCACTCCCAGTTGTAACTACAGGGGAGCATTTAATCCAGACAAGTGCAGAACAGGTTGTGGACAGCCAACTCAGAGATG GTACCATGTCCCACGGTCATGGTTTCATCCATCAGAGAACACCCTTGTTGTTTTTGAGGAGAAGGGTGGGGATCCCACGAAGATCACATTCTCAAGAAGAGTTGTGTCAAGCGTATGCTCCTTTGTGTCAGAGCACTATCCTTCCATAGACTTAGAGTCCTGGGATAAAAGTATCACAAATGATGCCACAGCCGCAGCCAAAGTGCAGTTGTCTTGCCCCAAGGGCAAAAATATATCTTCAGTAAAGTTTGCGAGCTTGGGAAACCCCAGCGGAACTTGCAGATCGTACCAAAAGGGAAGCTGCCACCACCCGAACTCCTTATCTGTTGTTGAGAAG GCCTGTCTGAACACCAATAGCTGTGCAGTCTCCCTGTCAGATGGGGGCTTTGGGGAAGATTTATGCCCTGGAGTCACCAAAACACTTGCCGTCGAAGCGGACTGTTCTTAG